One window of the Marinitoga litoralis genome contains the following:
- a CDS encoding DUF1659 domain-containing protein, whose product MATKINLGDKVRISFDYGLDLDGKQIIKRKAFSIIAGATDDQVYTAALNYASLSEKSLVEIEKIENYELQA is encoded by the coding sequence ATGGCAACAAAAATTAATTTAGGTGATAAAGTTAGAATTTCTTTTGATTATGGTTTAGATTTAGATGGAAAACAAATTATTAAAAGAAAAGCGTTTTCAATTATAGCAGGTGCAACTGATGATCAAGTATATACTGCTGCATTAAATTATGCATCATTATCTGAAAAATCATTAGTAGAAATTGAAAAAATAGAAAACTATGAATT